A genomic window from Plasmodium malariae genome assembly, chromosome: 10 includes:
- the PmUG01_10043000 gene encoding conserved Plasmodium protein, unknown function — protein sequence MSNIRLGLQSNEYEKIQRKSWTNILFSQSDDDEEETSPPTVNKEGKFYKKLYAFIESKATYINLILRAKSEEDKAVPKNKYSKASRKSFQEEKEERERCLNEIKDIVKGIFPRRSDEYIDVYLKEIMSDPPKENCHLHKKLFQRNDKNMFVKHNIISYVFNFVDCKTLMKFKECSKIDNEIVSLYLRKILYSLSFKDQEIKTNIHYWKNVIDYFFFKSGKLKPIDRTLYPLVLKELEKNKSFCAITKDSMESTIFISLDYFNENLISCCNHTNPLPHTCIPTNEIQGIKQYKTENITMVDFVQEYYKRLTIIDDELMWSVCYFRKSTQFLSLLLLEYIKCMMLVLNKYKGSCIFKKTEYLVNCGHHITHRIWIQLFYEYGNELVDVQEKRKKKKKKKRNAQNDHKVSAAAAFDADYGGQYDNDNDYADDDSTNNNRTLYLTIADHYKWDA from the exons ATGAGTAATATTCGGTTAGGATTACAGTCAAATGAGTATGAAAAGATCCAAAGAAAAAGCTggacaaatattttattcagtCAGAgtgatgatgatgaagagGAAACGTCCCCTCCAACAGTAAATA AGGAGGGCAAGTTTTACAAAAAGCTGTATGCCTTCATAGAATCAAAAGCTACATACATTAACCTAATATTGAGAGCAAAAAGCGAAGAAGATAAAGCTGttccaaaaaataaatactcgAAAGCTAGTAGGAAATCGTTCCAAGAAGAGAAAGAAGAAAGGGAAAGATGTTTAAATGAAATCAAGGATATAGTTAAAGGTATATTTCCCAGGCGTTCCGATGAGTACATAGACGTGTACCTTAAGGAAATTATGA GTGATCCCCCGAAAGAGAATTGCCACCTTCACAAGAAATTATTCCAAAGGAATGATAAAAACATGTTTGTAAAGCACAATATAATAAGTTATGTATTCAATTTTGTGGACTGTAAAACGTTGATGAAATTTAAGGAGTGTTCCAAAATTGACAACGAAATAGTAAGTTTATATCTtcgaaaaattttatattccttATCTTTTAAAGATcaagaaataaaaactaATATACATTACTGGAAAAATGTaattgattattttttttttaaaagtggAAAACTTAAACCAATAGATAGAACATTATACCCTTTAGTATTAAAAGAActagaaaagaataaaagttTTTGTGCTATTACAAAAGATTCAATGGAAagtactatttttattagtttaGATTACTTTAATGAAAATCTTATATCATGTTGTAATCATACTAATCCTTTACCTCATACATGTATACCTACGAATGAAATACAAGGAATTAAACAATACAAAACAGAAAATATTACTATGGTTGATTTTGTTcaagaatattataaacGATTAACTATTATTGATGATGAACTCATGTGGAGTGTATGTTACTTTAGAAAGTCTACTCAGTTTCTTTCCTTGCTTCTTTTGGagtatattaaatgtatgaTGCTTGTTCTTAACAAATATAAAGGGAgctgtatttttaaaaaaacagaatATTTGGTTAATTGTGGACATCATATTACTCATCGTATTTGGATACAGCTGTTTTATGAATACGGAAACGAGTTAGTTGATGTTCaggagaaaaggaaaaaaaagaaaaaaaagaaaagaaacgCCCAAAATGATCATAAGGTTTCTGCGGCTGCCGCGTTTGATGCTGATTATGGTGGTCAATAcgataatgataatgattaTGCTGATGATGATTCTACCAACAACAACCGCACCTTGTACTTAACCATCGCTGACCATTACAAGTGGGATGCATAG
- the PmUG01_10042900 gene encoding protein phosphatase inhibitor 3, putative, whose product MSHVHSSSTTTTTYVQETNTRNDQNGNQNTIVRILKLSPQKMVRWDDSTVDNENAQKKSSKVCCIYHKPKNFGESSDSDSDSFSSSSERECKSFPKNENKKDERTEEEGIKK is encoded by the exons ATGTCTCATGTTCACTCGTCATCAACAACGACGACTACGTATGTTCAAGAAACCAATACGAGGAATGACCAAAATGGAAATCAAAACACAATCGTACGAATTTTAAAGTTATCACCTCAAAAAATGGTTAGGTGGGATGATAGCACTGTGGATAATGAAAATGCGCAAAAGAAGTCATCAAAAG TATGTTGTATATACCACAAGCCAAAAAACTTTGGTGAAAGTTCGGACTCCGACTCGGACTCATTTTCATCCAGCAGTGAAa GGGAGTGTAAGTCTTTTCCAAAAAACGAGAACAAAAAGGATGAGcg GACCGAAGAAGAAGGGATAAAGAAATAG
- the PmUG01_10043100 gene encoding conserved Plasmodium protein, unknown function — translation MKNYHLVFVVVFLCVFLFNRINNGELLSMDTINNLMKKGHVIEDNKNFTNFSFFYLYNALRCTLTQQVFESYEDEKYEREIFIIKNNLLRLKEQKDNRNLWIFFEFHLFDSLISSIEEIETHMRNYSIGLMEMFNELKLADPRFSNMVDLTLNICDDPIFAVEEVSMYLVIVPFLLEKLEISAKTYTDEMKHLLRKTLNCLHIFISLICEHNINITDIYKKEVRMFLKVKESFDFVSLNEDNILSLHDEIYLKNKYGNMLIKDLFLLFKKIFFYEMDEERLYYYNYIQVVPIYVKTEKGIYKSKSYNREKSFYSLIESVYKKELQVNEGIIMITVFKQYNIKNDAKNNTKTPYYFDADIIYKIIMHQVYKPISPTASDINFNFLYSTNIDSSLYKTTEEDITLSLILLIDTTLNIEDLLEKMYNSIFSNDIFLTNKELNKQRIKVIGSCIYNQKSQAPIFQGFFSRGLSSYILFKIREWLKPNQKLIYLSIEKAEDHNHIRSGVIAERILNNPQQLYQVVLLFERNAIIKFDKFEQSDECDMCLVGYKGLYTLYLCIFIPTTVSLIICYFLYKKKKNTKKNMVDVKADELTNKRISIEPSIAPLKI, via the exons atgaaaaattatCACTTAGTGTTCGTCGTAGTGTTCCTTTGTGTCTTCCTCTTCAATCGAATAAACAATG GCGAGCTGCTCTCCATGGATACGATAAACAACCTAATGAAAAAGGGGCATGTGATAGAGGAcaacaaaaattttacaaatttttcttttttttatttatataatgccCTGAGGTGTACATTAACACAACAAGTGTTTGAATCTTATGAAGACGAAAAATATGAACGCgaaatatttatcataaaaaataatttattacgTCTGAAGGAGCAAAAGGATAATCGAAATTTGTGGATCTTCTTCGAGTTCCACCTTTTCGACTCGTTGATATCTTCC ATTGAGGAAATAGAAACGCACATGAGAAATTACAGCATAGGACTCATGGAAATGTTTAACGAACTGAAGCTAGCTGACCCCAGATTTAGTAACATGGTAGATCTAACTCTAAACATTTGTGATGATCCCATTTTTGCCGTTGAGGAGGTCAGCATGTATTTAGTCATAGTTCCTTTCCTCCTAGAGAAGCTAG AAATATCAGCAAAAACCTACACAGATGAAATGAAGCACCTTCTTCGGAAGACGCTAAATTGTTTACACATTTTCATATCGTTAATATGTGAACAcaacataaatattacagATATATACAAGAAAGAGGTAAGaatgtttttaaaagtaaaagagTCTTTTGATTTTGTTTCACTGAATGAAGACAATATTCTGTCACTGCatgatgaaatatatttaaaaaataaatacggGAATATGTTGataaaagatttatttttgttatttaagaaaatttttttttacgaaaTGGACGAAGAAagattatattattacaattatatacaaGTAGTACCTATATATGTAAAGActgaaaaaggaatatataaatcGAAAAGTTATAATAGAGAAAAATCATTTTACTCTTTAATAGAGAgtgtatataaaaaggagTTACAAGTTAATGAAGGCATAATTATGATTACTGTATTTAAAcagtataatattaaaaatgatgcTAAGAATAATACTAAAACACCTTACTATTTTGACGCagacattatatataaaataataatgcatCAAGTTTATAAACCTATATCTCCTACCGCATCCGATataaatttcaattttttatattccacTAATATAGACAGctcattatataaaacaacAGAAGAAGATATAACTTTAAgtcttatattattaattgatACTACGCTTAATATAGAAGATcttttagaaaaaatgtataattctattttttcaaatgatatattcttaactaataaagaattaaataaacaaagaataaaagtaatagGTTCTTGTATTTATAATCAAAAATCTCAAGCTCCCATTTTTCAAGGTTTCTTTTCTCGTGGTCTTAGTTCCTATATCCTTTTCAAAATTCGTGAATGGTTAAAACCGAACCAAAAGTTAATCTATTTATCGATTGAAAAGGCAGAAGATCATAACCACATTAGGTCGGGGGTCATTGCCGAAAGGATCCTCAACAATCCTCAGCAGCTCTACCAGGTGGTGCTGCTGTTCGAGAGAAAC GCCATTATCAAATTTGACAAGTTTGAACAAAGCGATGAGTGTGATATGTGCTTAGTAGGGTACAAAGGACTGTACACATTGTacttatgtatttttataccTACTACTGTGAGTTtgattatttgttatttcttatataaaaaaaagaaaaatacaaaaaaaaatatggttGATGTTAAAGCAGATGAACTGACAAACAAAAGGATATCCATTGAGCCAAGTATCGCCCCCCTCaagatataa